DNA sequence from the Desmodus rotundus isolate HL8 chromosome 4, HLdesRot8A.1, whole genome shotgun sequence genome:
ggaggtgggttcagctggggtggggtggagggatggggagagaaaaggcatacaactgtaattgaataacaataaaaattttaaaaaattaaaaaaaaagattttatttatttatttttagagagagggaaagggagggtgaaagagggagagaaacatcgatgtgtgaaagaaacatcgattggttgccttatgcacgcccccaactggggacctggcctgcaacccagacatgtgccctaactgagaattgcaccagtgacctttcagtccacaagatgatgcccaactgactgagctgcaccagtcagggctgtttttattttttgattggtCATCTGATAGAGCATTTCCATATCTACATGAGGAATACTgtcacttgttttttgtttcttattttaaccAAACAATCTAAAAAGAAAGGCTCCAGTACCACAGACTAGGGTAGGCAGTGTTTCTTAACAAGACCACTAATAGCATTTTGGAAGGGAAAATTCTTCACCATGTACATTGTAGGAAGTTTAGCAGGCCTGTTCAACAACAACCATTAAATGCTATCCTTAATTGAAAATATTGAACCAGAGGAAGAAATCAACTTAATGATCACTACAAGAATGCTTAAGTGGTGGGTAAAGTAGTTTCTTTACaaggattatttaaaatattggtgaccttattttataaaagttgGCTGAGTATATGTATATGGAACCAACAGTTATTGTCTACAAACACAGTAGAGGGAAACAACCATGGGTATGTCAAAGTATCCCAAATGGGGGAAGCAAAAATTATAGTTTAAAGTTTAAACTGGATTAttgcttctttttctgtctctgtcttctacCTACTTTTTGTAAATGAATAGTAAGACTCTTTATACCTGTAAAAATGTACCTAATTGGTCTTCAAATGTAGCTAATTTGAAGAACATAGTTAGCTCACTAGCTCAAATAATTCGTATAACTCCAAATTCTCATCTCTTTTGCCCAAGAATTCAGATTGCCTAAAATCTCTACCTAAATACATTTCTTCTTAAATATCAGATGACTTGCTTATAAGCCAAGGATCCTAAGCagatttatttaactttttaaaacactttttttcctttttttattgttgttctagtacagtCATCTCTTTCCCCCTTATCACGCCCCCTGCCCCACTTGAAACACTTTTTTAATATAAGACTTCTAAAGTCTATAAAAACACTTCTAACACAGATTGAAAACATGGAAAatcaaagtattttataaatttttttctcttgaaaaataattctACTTACCTTTTTAtcagtggcattttaaaaatcatgaatcCATTATGTTTACTGTCTTTGAGTTGGTATAGTGACAATTCATTTCTTTAGATGAGGTTTACATTGTTGAACAATGACTACTAATGGTTCCTACAAAGAACCCCAGTTGGCAGGTATTATAACCCAAGTgaagtatatttattgatcataAATTTGccattctttttcaattttttaatttgcattaaacTTTGAACACTGATTTCTTCACCAGTCAGGTTTTAAAAGTCTCTTTTCTACCTTTGCATGAGAAAAATCTTACCAAGAAGCAACTGTAGATGTAAAATATCTACCCCCTTATCCTGGATATTTATGTGTTGAAACAAAAACTGTAGTCTAAAGCTTTTGCTTTATGTGCCTTCTCAAGCATTTATGATACATTTCTCTATTaccccacctccaaccccctACAGGTTTCCACTTTTCCCTGATTCATCCATACCTCCAAAAACAGATCCTTTCAAAGTACGTCCTGATAAGAACAAGAAGCCATCGATGTTGAGTTGGACACCATACTTCAAGAGCCCAATAATCACACAGACCCCATGGCTCTCCTGGCAAGAGGCCAGCGCAGCTACCTGTTGGAAAGCAACGCAAGACAACACAGGGGTTAAGACATGTACTTCAAAGGTAAAGACCACAGTCTAAATCTTAGCTTGATGGCTGAATGGTCTGTGACCTTTTCtggttttctctttcctcatttgaaaTTAACATTTCTCATATGAGGATATGTGGAAACATAAATAAGATATTGTGTACTGCCGCATATATATAGTATTTGGCATTTTAGATTCAAtagatggaaattaaaaaatgaaaatactaaaggTACCCATGgtagtactactactactactactactgctgcTACTAATTTTTATAAGAACCATTACTGATGCTGATGGTTACAGTTGACATGTTCTTTTAGATATCAAAAAGTACAATTGGATATTTGTATATCATCATGTACTAGCAAAGCAATAAAGTAATGTTTCCATTAGTTATTTTTGAAGGCTATTTATCAGAACCAGACTATTGTGGGAAAGACCATGAGAAAGATTTTCCTATATGTTTTAACAGAAGAGGAGATGTATGTGTAGTGAGGAGTGAAACGATTTTGTAAGCTGAAGAAAGGACCTAGACTGGAGAACTCAGTTCTTGAGTTTTCATACAGCTGACTAGAGGATAGAGCCATGCAACCCAACAATACATTGTTTCTACAAATCCCCTAAGAAAGCAAGTCTACaattgtgaaataaatttttctccatttatattcttttatataaacCATGTTTAGCCAGAAAAGCaacaactctttttctttattatttatttatttattttttggttaaagttttaatttagctttttaaaattattttattttcttatgtttagaTAAAGTggaagggtggagggaagagagggagagaaacatcaatccattgcctctgactggggactgagTCCATAATCCAGGCAcatggcctgaccaggaatccaaccagcgaccttttgctttgtgggaagatgcccaaccaaatgaCCAATGGTGGTCAGGGcacttttttcttcatctttgaaaTGAATCTATTTAATCAAGAATGGTAAATATTTTCCTTGGAAACTTAGATCCAACCTGAAAGACTTTGCCAAAAGTGCAAAGCTCATTGCTTTATAGGATCATTAATCCAATATTGTCCTTATCTTGCCTAAATCTTCTGGCTTGGAAATTAATTACTGAGCTTCTTGTTAGGAAATAATCCAGTGAGAATTCTTTATAAAGCCTTTCTGTCCTGCCAATTAGAGATCGTCTGCTTATTTGAAGGAATGGCATGATggaacagagggagaagaaacCTTACAGGGAGTTCAGTGTCTAGGGTAATAAATAGATTTGTAGGAGTGGACAGAAGGTATCAAGTGGGATGTCATGGggcacaataaaattaaaaagaggaatGTGGAAGAAATTTTAGAATTTGCATTTAATTAGAATCTACAGTGATGATTGGTAGAAATACTGGTAATTTTTACTCCACAGGATTACATACCACTGTTTCTGGATTTCCAATGACCTCAAAGCAAAATTCCACACCAGCACCTGTCATATCAACTAAGACTTCTTGGATGGGTTTCTTGAAGTCCTGTGGGCTGATACACTCAGTGGCACCCAATTCCTTTGCCTTCTCAAATTTGCTTTTGTTGATGTCCACCCCAATGATCCTGGCCGCTCCAGCTGCTTTACAGCCCATGACCACAGACAGGCCGACTCCTCCGAGGCCAAACACTGCACAGGTGGAGCCCGGGGTCACCTGAGCACATAAaagcataaaaacaagcaaacagaacatGCACATTTACTCAGTTGGAAAGACCAACTCTGTATACACCATTTGAGACATAAGCAAAGGgtattttcaaatgaaacaaCTAAAGTTGTAGTTTCTCGAGGTATTTCTAAATATGGGATACTTTTTGCCAGAGGAGCAAAAAGTTAACTGCAAATAGAGAGTTTCAACCCAGGAAACTCTTCCCATGCTTCAGCCCATGGGTAGAAGCAGTTTAATGAACTTTCATTGAATCTTAAGACTTATTCAgcacaatatttatttaatttcagatatttttgagTTCTTTAAAACCATCTCCATCTTCCTAcaactcttcctttctcttttcttgtgaACATCTGTAAACTTTACTTACAATGCCAATGCCTTATGAGGGCGAAggcttattttttcaaaatttaatttaatttaattttttttattgttgttcaagtacagctgtctggtacaaaggcttatttttttattaggtCTCAAATGAGACTAATTTAAATTGAATCCCTTCCATCCTATCTCTGTATAGTATTGGGACTAATAGAAATTGGGAAAGATAAAGAACTAAAATTCAGCAGGCAGTTAAAGAATGGAGCTTGGCAGGATTGGGTGGTGTTCCAAAACAGAAGTGTAACAGTAATCCACTCGGAGTGGCATTACCCGACCAATCTGTTCTATATAGCATCACCACCCCTTTCGTCAGTTGGTCTTGttactctccttttctttttatgagCACTAATCACCACCTGATTAATTATACAACAGAATAGAGGGTCAATGAGTTTTGTTAGCTGCTGAATCCCTGCACTGAACTGAAATGTGGAAGGACACATAGTCCTTTTGTAAATGTATTATGTTTAACTCCCAGGAATTCCTGATGTCTCAACTTGTGAATGGCATTCAGACATAATTTGTCATTTACTATTGACTAAGAGGGAATGGGAAAGACTTTGAAGAGGATATAGGATGACTAGACTCAAGGATGTTCAAAGGCAGGTTTGTGAGCCTTCCTCAGCTTGTATGATCAGATACGGTCCAGATACACAAGGAATTTCAAAACCATATCCCAagaatttcatttataaatggtATAAATGTTTCTCACCTTGGCAGAGTTGATTGCAGCACCATACCCAGTGGAAAAACCACAGCTAATTAGGCATACTTTCTCCAGAGGAGCAACTTTATCAATCTTGGCAACTGAGATTTCTCTTATTACTGTGTATTCAGAGAAGGTGCTTGTATTTGCAAAGTGATATATTGGTTTTCCCTTGCAGGTAAACCTACTGGTACATCAGACATCAGGTGGGTGTATGACTGTCTTTTatagaacaaaaaacaaacaaaattttttattttggattaGAGAGATTAGATTCCTGCCAAGGACAATGaactaatttttcaaaaataaaatatttgaaaacttacttgattTGCATACAATAATTGTCCTTGGAATTAAGGCAAGGGGCACATTCTCCACACTGTGGTAGAAAGAGTGTGATAACTTTATCacctgagagaaaaaaatcatttaatgacATGTTATCTTTTAAAGTAAAGAAACAATAGCATACAaggtgtggtgggcagagtgatcCTTactcaaccagctggagggaaggacccaccaaagaatgaccaaacaacaatcaaaacccaaatacatccagagagccaacataaatggcatcacaagagcatcaagttcaggacaTCAAGAAGACTgcatcactgaatctcacaggtctcctaccatagaagctcacaccacaaactcagggaatcagaacagatcaattcaagaagcagaggttaacaagaagagtttcacaaacaaagagaagacaaataaacaaaccccaaatgaaaggaaaggaggaatcctcagaaagaatgctcaatgaaataaaggcaagtcaactatcagatattaagtTCAAAGGGacatgcaggacaacataaaacataagaatatccatataataaggatactggaaagagaagaagaagaagaacaagggaaaaaaacatgtttgaacaagtaatgatggaaaacttccctaatttgatgagaggaaaatgtcacacaaatccaggaggcagagagagtcccagttaagaggaacccaaagaagcccacagcaagacacatgataattacaatggtaaaattccaagacaaaaagagaatcttaaaggcaggaagTAACAAACAAGGGAGCCCAGATAAGGCTAGCATCTGAATTCTCAATGGAAttgctacaagccagaagggaacagcaagaaatattccaagtaatgaaaaacaaagacctgtAACCAACGCTACTCTatctagcaaggctctcaattaaaatggaaggcaaaataaggagtttcccagacaaaagaaggctgaaagaatacacctccaccaaaccagtactgcaagatacgataaagggactgctttaagaacagaaagaaaaagagtgagagagaaagagggacacaggtacaaaggcagttaaatggcaatgaatgactacctatcaataataaccttaaatgtaaatggattaaatgctccactAAAACTACATAGAGTAgccgaatggataagaaaacaagacccacacatatgctgcctccaagagacccacctcagaacaaaagacctatacagactgaaggtgaaaggctggaaacaaatattccaagcaagtggacaggaaaaaaaaaaagccagggtagcaatacttagataaaatagactgcaaaacaagggccataaaaagggACCCAGAAAGACACTtgataatactcaagggaagaatccatcaagaagacataaacattataaacatatatgtacccaacataggagcacccaaatatataaggaaaatcttggagggctaCAAGAAATATatagacaacaacacaattatagtagggaattttaacatcccactatcaaaaaggatagatcttccaaacaaaataccaacaaggatattgcagcattgaacaatatCCTAGATCAAATTgatttaactgatatacatagaacctttcatcccaaagaagcaaaataaacattcttttcaagtgtacatggaacagtttcaaagatagaccacatgaaaggacacaaaacaagcctcaaaatattcaagaaaattgagatcTCAAGCATCTCAAGcaaatatcaagcattttctcagaccacaagggactgaaactagaaaccaacctcaaggaaaaaactcaaaaacacttaaattcatggagattgaatagcatgctattaaacaatgaatgggctaagaatgagattaaagaagaaatcaaaaagtttctggaaacaaatgaaaatgaactcacaacagttcaaaacttatgggacacagtgaaggtagtcctgagagggatgttcatagtgatacaggcctacctaaacaacacagaaacagttcaaacaaataacctaaccctacacctacaagaactcaaagaacaacaacaaagacagccgagagcaagtagaaggaaagaaataaccaaggtcagagcagaattaaacaacacagagactaaaagcacaattctaaggatcaatgaatccaggaaaagatgaacaaaatcgacaagcctttaagcagactcctaagaaaaaaagagagagacccaaataaacacaatcagaaatgaaagaggagagattacaactgataccacagaaatacaaaggattgtaagaaaatactacaaaatatatgccaagaaatgtgaaaacctaggtgaaatggacaaatttctagaaaaataaacccttccaaaactgaatgaagaagaaaaagaaagcctgaacagaccaataacagctgatgaaattgaagcagtaatcaaaaaactcccagcttacaaaatccctggacctgactgaagaattttataaaatacttaaggaagagctaacccctatccttccagactattccaaaaaaatccaagaattggaagactccaaaactcttctttttttaaaaaaaaaaaattatttatttatttttacacagaggggaagggtagaagaaacagaggaagagaaacatcagtgtgtggttgcctttcatgtggccctcactggggacctggccagcaacccaggcatgtgccctgactgggaattgaactggtgaccctttggttcgcagcccatgctcaatgcactgagctacaccagccagggccaaaactcttcttatgaagccagcatcatcctaatcccaaaaccagataaagacacaacaaagaaagaaaactacaggccaatatcgctgatgaacatagatgctaaaatcctcaacaaactattggcaaaccacatccaacaatatatcaaaaagattatacaccatgatcaagtgggattggAGGATTgtgcttctaggaatttatccaggtttttcaatttgttggcatataggtGTTCATATTTCCTGTCTTAAATTTTTCTCCTGACATGAGAAATAAGAATGCACAAATGTTTTGTGCACTTGTGGGCTATGGTAGGCAGAAATTCTAAAGTGGTCCCACCTTAACCGCCGGAAATGGAATATGTTATCATGCCTGTGAATGTGTTACATGGAAAAAGGGGCTTTGCAGTTGTAATTAAAGTTACTAATCAATTGATATTAAAATAGGGAGTATCCTGGGTTACTGAGGCTGACCCAATGCAATCAAATGAGCCCTTGACAACACACAAGAGGAGAGCAGACTAGAAAGACAAAGCAATTCAAAGCATGGGAAGGTTTGATGTGTCATTGTTGCTTTGAGGCTGGAAGGGGGTGAAGGGGCCATACAGGAACTAATGTGAGCAGCTTCAAGGAGCTGAGTGCAGGCCCAGCCAACAGCTCATCAGTCCTATAACATCAAGGAAATCGATCCTCCAGTGTCTTCAGATAAGAACCGAAGTGGCCAAAATCTTGATTTTG
Encoded proteins:
- the ADH6 gene encoding LOW QUALITY PROTEIN: alcohol dehydrogenase 6 (The sequence of the model RefSeq protein was modified relative to this genomic sequence to represent the inferred CDS: inserted 1 base in 1 codon) yields the protein MSATGKVIKCRAAIVWKPNAPFSIEEVEVAPPKAKEVRIKIVATGLCGTEMKMLENNTHYPIILGHEGAGIVESVGEGVSTVKAGDKVITLFLPQCGECAPCLNSKDNYCMQIKQSYTHLMSDXTSRFTCKGKPIYHFANTSTFSEYTVIREISVAKIDKVAPLEKVCLISCGFSTGYGAAINSAKVTPGSTCAVFGLGGVGLSVVMGCKAAGAARIIGVDINKSKFEKAKELGATECISPQDFKKPIQEVLVDMTGAGVEFCFEVIGNPETVVAALASCQESHGVCVIIGLLKYGVQLNIDGFLFLSGRTLKGSVFGGWKSRENVSKLVSEYMAKKFNLDPLITHNLNLDKINEAVELMKTGKCIRCVLIL